A genomic window from Chanos chanos chromosome 14, fChaCha1.1, whole genome shotgun sequence includes:
- the phb2b gene encoding prohibitin-2b: MANKEPNRFIQHLRDIAGRMSAGPRGAGLGLKLLLGAGALAYGIKEATYTVEGGQRAIIFNRIGGMQMDTVLAEGLHFRIPWFQYPIIYDIRAKPRKISSLTGSKDLQMVSIALRVLSRPMASNLPIMYQQLGIDYDDRVLPSIVNEVLKSVVAKFNASQLITQRAQVSLLIRRELYERAKDFNIILDDVAITELSFSKEYTAAVEAKQVAQQEAQRAQFFVEKAKQEQRQKIIQAEGEAQAAKMLGEAVTKNPGYLKLRRIRAAQNIAKTVAASQNRVYLNADSLVLNLQDESFNKLSLGKK; encoded by the exons ATGGCGAATAAAGAACCAAAT AGGTTTATTCAGCACCTGAGGGACATCGCCGGGAGAATGTCCGCTGGTCCAAGGGGTGCCGGCCTTGGGCTGAAGTTACTCCTTGGTGCTGGAGCTCTTGCTTATGGAATCAAAGAAGCAACATACACAG TGGAAGGTGGTCAACGGGCTATCATCTTCAACAGAATCGGAGGTATGCAGATGGATACTGTTCTGGCTGAAGGGCTTCACTTCAG GATACCATGGTTTCAGTACCCCATCATTTACGACATCCGAGCAAAGCCCAGAAAGATCTCTTCACTGACTGGGAGCAAAG ATCTCCAGATGGTGAGCATCGCCCTGCGTGTACTGTCTCGGCCCATGGCCTCTAATCTTCCCATCATGTATCAGCAGCTGGGGATAGATTACGATGACCGAGTTCTGCCCTCCATCGTCAACGAGGTTCTGAAGAGTGTGGTGGCCAAGTTCAATGCCTCTCAGCTCATCACTCAGAGAGCACAG GTGTCATTACTGATCCGTAGGGAGCTCTATGAACGAGCAAAAGACTTCAACATCATCCTGGACGACGTAGCCATCACTGAGCTGAGCTTCAGCAAAGAATACACAGCTGCTGTGGAGGCCAAACAAGTTG CCCAGCAGGAGGCTCAGAGAGCCCAGTTCTTTGTGGAGAAAGCCAAGCAAGAACAGAGGCAGAAGATCATCCAAGCTGAAGGAGAAGCTCAGGCCGCTAAGATG TTAGGAGAGGCGGTGACGAAGAATCCCGGATACCTGAAACTCCGACGAATCCGAGCTGCCCAGAACATTGCCAAAACG GTGGCTGCGTCTCAGAACAGGGTGTACCTGAATGCAGACAGTCTCGTTCTCAACCTTCAAGATGAGTCCTTCAACAA ATTGTCACTGGGCAAGAAGTAA
- the pde6d gene encoding retinal rod rhodopsin-sensitive cGMP 3',5'-cyclic phosphodiesterase subunit delta, with amino-acid sequence MSSNEDRAKEILKGFKLNWMNLRDAETGKVLWQGTEDLSVPGVEHEARVPKKILKCKAVSRELNFSSTEKLEKFRLEQKVFFKGQCLEEWFFEFGFVIPNSTNTWQSLIEAAPESQMMPANVLTGNVVIETKFYDDELHVSTSRVRLFYV; translated from the exons ATGTCTTCGAACGAAGACAGAGCCAAGGAAATTCTGAAGGGTTTTAAATT AAACTGGATGAACCTGAGAGATGCTGAGACAGGGAAGGTTCTTTGGCAGGGGACAGAAGACCTGTCCGTTCCTGGGGTTGAGCATGAAG CTCGAGTACCCAAAAAGATCCTCAAGTGTAAAGCTGTTTCCAGAGAGCTGAACTTCTCCTCCACAGAAAAACTGGAAAAGTTTCGGCTGGAGCAAAAAGTTTTTTTCAAAGGCCAATGCCTAGAAG AATGGTTCTTTGAGTTTGGGTTTGTGATTCCTAATTCAACAAACACATGGCAGTCTTTGATAGAGGCAGCTCCAGAATCCCAAATGATGCCAGCTAATGTGTTAAC TGGCAATGTTGTTATAGAGACCAAGTTCTATGATGACGAACTCCACGTCAGCACCTCTCGAGTACGGCTCTTCTACGTCTGA